GGATGGAcatgataaaaaattaaaatattagagAGTCATATTGcacctattgaggaaaaacttcgaGAGATGATTAAATTAGTATGAACATatacttagacgatcaataaatgtctagttagacgatgtgaaactattACAAATATGTACATCAAACGAGAAATAGAAAGactaaaaaagacttgattaacaACAATAATGATAGAGTCCAATGACATAGAAAGATCTATATATCCGACTCTATTTAGTAAGATAAGATTTGATTATTGTTGTTGTAACTAACTCTACTAGATTTTGATAACAATTGAGGTTGCATGGGCAAACAATTTATTCGAATCGAAAAAGCTAAAAGAAATAGCAGAAAGTAATCCATCTTTATTTGTAACTAACCTCTTTATATACATCATAAAAAGGAAATTGTATGGATTTACTTAAGAGTTACTTTGACTGATGAGAGACTCGCCTGGTAATATCAAAACTAAGTTATTGTGTATTAGTGGCTTTCGAGCTTGGTTCCGATCTTCCAACTAAAAGAGGATCTTCTTCACCAATCTAGAGAGCACCTAAATACTTAGATCACTAAAAGTAGCAATTAGCATTAGGAAAAACAATCTACTTCAACAACGACAAAATGTGCATAATGATGAAATGGATTTTGCAAATAGTTATCATGCCTAATCATTCGGAAAGCAGAAAACCAACTGTTGGGGCAGGATTATACACTACACACCCTCTCAATCACAAAGAGATAACACTGATTGGCATTCATTTGAGCAAAACCCCAATCTCTTATGAATCCTCATTCTGGTCATTTGACAAAGCAGCAGGAAATTATTCAAAACTCAAGCAACAAAGTTACATTTCACGAGTACACACCGACTGAAAATTGTTAGCTTGAATTGATATAAGGGAAGTTTTTGACATCTTTTATCGAAGATATTGTTGTCGTATTCTGGCACGATTCTCCTCCCACCACAACCTAGCATGCATCTCTCCAAATTTCTCCCGGCTGCAAATTATGATGGAAGTAGAAAAAGAGTCCGCATGAGCCATTCATTGTAAGATAAACCgaaaatatttatcataattaGGGGCTATGTGAGTCCTGATTTTTTGGAATCAGCTTCTTCATGTATTAATCTCTCCCTTGAACTCTATGCTATTGTATCACTACTAGTATTCAGATCTCGTATGCCATTTTTAATTGCCTTAATTTGATTATTCTTTGGTCTACTATTATATCTTTCAATTGGTCATCTTTGAACCCTTAAGATTTGTGTTTTCCAAGAgaacatgttaaataaataatgcCTTGAAGCCAAACAGTATGATAGGCAATCTAATAATGTGCAATGATACATAAGGTTCTGTGCTAGTTCTAGAAAAAGATCAAACAGGAAGATCTGAAAGAGATGCTATAAAAATGTTTATTCTGTGAGTACAACCACAATACTAGAGGAACTAGAATCAAAAGATAATGGTTGATAGAAGACTGACCTGAATCTGACACGGCAAAGCTCTCGGATTCCTCTTGGTAATTCACGGATTGTGATATACACACCAGGTACATCCTCTTCCACCCACTCCCTTTCCATATCACTAGCATTGTTCACAGATGAGAAGATCTCCTCAGACTGATCCAGTTCCTCTGGCGAAGAACTTGCTCTTGTTGATGCATCTGTGGATGATGTTTCTGTCTTTGAACCACTGGTGCTCGACAGCTTTGGTGTTGTAGTTAAGATGCTTGAGTCGTAGCAGTGGCTGTGTTGATGGGAATTGTAATGGCCCCTGCAACTTTTGTGTTGCTCAAGTGAATCTGATGATGAACATTCCAATGCACAGCCTTTTTTAACTTCGTCCTCGAATCTTGGTGGTGTGGGAAGAGGCATGGCCTGGTTATTGAATCTCTGGACATTGTATAGTTCCATGACATCCTCATAATTTTCTTCCCACCACTTTTGGGCTCGATACTGGTCAAACATGTCTTGACTAGACAACACAAGAAAATGGCTTCACAAGCATGTACAatgtttaaaaattagtttaaatgaCAAAATGATAATaccaaggaaagttttataaaatgacAGTTAAAtattatatgaagctgaatgttgggttatgacttgagcacataagtaaaagagatgaggatgttaaggtagatgtgtggGCATATAATGATGGacaagataagaaatgaaaatattaaagagAAAGTCAGGGTTGtacctattgaggaaaaactctcggaaatacgtttaagatgatacagaCATGTACTTTTAAACTattaataaatgctccagttaggcgatgtaaaactatgacaaaagtatatatcaaatgaggaagagaaagacaaaaaaaaaagactggttaacaataataaaacaagataaaatttatttaaataaaaataatgatatagtaggggatagagttCAATGACCTAGgaagatccatatagccgacctcaCTTAGTGGAATAAGACttgattatttttattattgtatgATGGATGCATCACAAGCAGCATTCCTATTTGTTGGTCCCGAGTAGGCCGACAAGAGGAGGATGAATTGTCCTGAAAGAAAGTTAGCACTTCTTTCGCTTTTGGAACTTAGCAAGGAACACACgttattttaacaaaaattaaaaacatacaaACAAAGTAAGAGACAAAAGAATTTACTTCGTTTGCAATTGGGGAGGTTTTTAATTCAAGGCAGTGGAAGCTTAACTAGAAGATCTCGTTCGGttaaggcggagtagcctcttacagacatTAATGCTCGAACAAAAACAAAGaatgaattcagaaatgaaaGTACAGTGTATTATTTGATGAAGAGGATCAGGGTTCTATTTACAGCTCACTGGTCGAAATATAGCCGTTAATGATGTGGtagctccgggcgcttggaccaagtcCGAGCACCTCCACCGTGGCACCTTTTCTGCTTTGCAACGACTTTGTGATAGGATTTTCTTGGTacccgggcgcctggaacgtgtccaggcgcctggagttgTTAACGTAGACTCTGAACATCATCCTCCTAGCAACGTCTCGACGGGGCACCTGTTCTGGCCCAaggtggttcgggcgctcggactggTCTGAGTGCCTGAAGTCCGAGCACCTAGATAAGTCAACTTCATGTTGACTTGTCCGACATATTCGGTCGAT
This window of the Zingiber officinale cultivar Zhangliang chromosome 3B, Zo_v1.1, whole genome shotgun sequence genome carries:
- the LOC121968368 gene encoding protein Brevis radix-like 1, which codes for MLTCISCPKQFGRGRAPFYDSDDDDAVNEISPQIKDMTSGATEHGRRRHHQGSRFTKSEGVLTPRTAAAKWREMEARMRWLSIGERTPSVSGRTEASSAFLEDGEDEEPKEWVSQVEPGILITFLSLPQGGNYVRKIRFSQDMFDQYRAQKWWEENYEDVMELYNVQRFNNQAMPLPTPPRFEDEVKKGCALECSSSDSLEQHKSCRGHYNSHQHSHCYDSSILTTTPKLSSTSGSKTETSSTDASTRASSSPEELDQSEEIFSSVNNASDMEREWVEEDVPGVYITIRELPRGIRELCRVRFSREKFGEMHARLWWEENRARIRQQYLR